The Desulfonatronovibrio magnus genome has a window encoding:
- a CDS encoding alkaline phosphatase family protein codes for MLKPTPKTVVLGIDGLSQSLARTLSEKGVFQNLSHLVKSDKCLAITSELPDVSPVNWASFFTAKGPEEHGIYGFTTINSYSYQLSLTDYTHVRAGAIWDKMGQQGKTSKIINLPCTYPAPAIRGMLISGFIAPDLENAVYPKAVLPMLKSIDYRLEADTIKGLTKPQVLLYELMQTISSRIRAFDLFWPDLAWDFFTIVFTELDRMSHFLQDAILDENHGLHSLCMDVLKTLDKAAGHVLSRYDELEDPKELFIVADHGFNSLECEVDINCLLRAEGFLSLIKQPENELDLTCVDLSSRCFALDPGRIYIHTRRRFSRGNVSNIEYSSLREKVRNSLLSLEYKGRKVMRAVYPGEEIYPSGKGMPPDLLCVPNKGFDLKAKFDRSLIFGHFGRTGTHNCDDVFFYHSRGDKPRRIRDILCSKFDNSLK; via the coding sequence ATGCTTAAACCTACTCCCAAAACAGTGGTTCTCGGCATTGACGGACTGAGTCAAAGCCTGGCCAGAACTCTTTCAGAAAAGGGCGTATTCCAAAACCTCTCCCACCTTGTTAAATCAGACAAGTGTCTTGCCATCACCTCAGAACTTCCAGATGTCTCGCCTGTAAACTGGGCTTCTTTTTTTACTGCCAAAGGACCTGAAGAACATGGGATATACGGTTTTACAACAATTAATTCGTATTCCTACCAACTGAGCCTGACTGATTATACCCATGTCAGGGCCGGAGCTATATGGGATAAAATGGGCCAGCAGGGCAAAACAAGTAAAATAATTAATCTGCCATGTACTTATCCTGCCCCTGCTATCCGCGGCATGCTTATATCAGGATTCATTGCCCCTGATCTTGAAAATGCAGTCTATCCCAAGGCTGTTTTGCCCATGCTCAAAAGTATTGATTACAGACTTGAAGCCGACACCATAAAGGGGCTGACTAAGCCGCAGGTGTTGCTGTACGAACTTATGCAGACCATTTCATCACGCATCAGAGCCTTTGATCTTTTCTGGCCTGACCTGGCCTGGGATTTTTTCACCATTGTCTTTACAGAGCTTGACCGCATGAGTCACTTTCTTCAGGATGCCATCTTGGATGAAAATCACGGTCTGCACTCTTTATGTATGGACGTACTCAAAACCTTGGATAAAGCTGCAGGCCATGTATTAAGCAGATACGATGAACTTGAAGACCCCAAAGAACTGTTCATTGTGGCTGACCATGGGTTTAACAGTCTGGAATGTGAGGTGGATATCAACTGTCTTCTAAGAGCAGAAGGGTTTCTTTCCCTCATAAAACAACCAGAAAATGAGTTGGACCTCACTTGTGTGGATTTATCAAGCCGGTGTTTTGCCTTAGATCCAGGAAGGATATATATCCATACTCGACGGCGTTTTTCGCGAGGAAATGTATCTAATATTGAATACTCAAGCCTTCGGGAAAAAGTCAGAAACAGCCTCTTGAGCCTCGAATATAAAGGCAGAAAAGTGATGCGTGCGGTTTATCCGGGAGAAGAAATTTATCCGTCTGGAAAAGGTATGCCCCCGGATCTTTTATGTGTTCCCAACAAAGGATTCGATCTCAAGGCCAAATTTGACCGCAGCCTCATTTTTGGACATTTTGGCAGAACAGGTACACATAATTGTGATGATGTATTTTTTTATCACTCCAGGGGGGATAAACCCAGAAGAATCAGAGATATATTGTGTTCGAAATTTGATAACAGTCTGAAATGA
- a CDS encoding Fic family protein, translated as MLNFLVQNIYHIINAASEMNETHWNMKPNKAKAVMLAKRQLAEFVCDAVNLEGINLTLPEIQTLLDGITVGGHKISDQQIALNQADAWRALFWLIDNNQFEITQENVCAIHLIAGKDEALEWGKFRSGGVTIAGTDYLPPQADSLQELFEKMVDDSYGIPDIYDRAIHFFLTMARCQFFYDVNKRMGRFVMNGLLLNSGYPAINLLAKRKLEFNQLMLDFYETGNQKPMNTFLRSCLDERVITIMKE; from the coding sequence ATGCTGAATTTTCTCGTTCAAAACATCTACCATATTATCAATGCGGCAAGCGAAATGAATGAAACCCACTGGAATATGAAGCCAAACAAGGCCAAAGCAGTAATGCTTGCCAAGCGTCAACTGGCTGAGTTTGTATGCGACGCGGTAAACCTGGAAGGAATTAATTTAACCTTGCCGGAAATCCAGACGCTACTGGATGGGATTACCGTTGGAGGACATAAAATATCTGACCAGCAAATAGCTTTGAACCAAGCCGATGCATGGCGCGCGTTATTTTGGTTGATTGATAACAATCAGTTTGAAATCACCCAGGAAAATGTCTGCGCCATCCATCTCATAGCGGGCAAGGACGAGGCATTGGAGTGGGGGAAGTTCAGATCCGGTGGGGTTACTATAGCAGGGACGGACTATTTGCCGCCGCAGGCTGATTCGCTGCAGGAGCTGTTTGAAAAAATGGTTGACGACTCATATGGCATTCCGGATATTTACGATCGTGCTATCCATTTCTTCTTGACAATGGCGAGATGCCAATTTTTTTATGATGTGAACAAGCGCATGGGACGATTTGTCATGAATGGACTTTTGCTGAACAGCGGATACCCCGCGATTAATCTTCTCGCGAAAAGAAAACTGGAGTTCAATCAATTGATGCTCGATTTTTATGAAACCGGCAATCAGAAGCCGATGAATACCTTTCTGCGCTCTTGCCTGGATGAGAGGGTTATTACAATCATGAAAGAATAA
- a CDS encoding SulP family inorganic anion transporter, translated as MMRHNLFIPMDIFTDLSSPKALSGISIGLVVSLMIIVIEISFAAMIFSGPLEVYAQRGMGLTLAGALVLTVSTALFSGFRPNVSSPQDAPVAIFAGAAAGIAVSLGTGQSQTAFITVVAALMIASMATAVFFFLAARTGLSKYIRFMPYPVVAGFLAGTGWLLTKGSLEVMTGLTLSWHVLPSLLSSNIILLWLPGALYALLLFFCLKRWSHFLILPGSMILALILYHLTLPLLGLNMEQAREIGLFFTSFPSSSIWPAFSPADFAHVQWSAILREIPILAVIPFIALIGMLLNTGGIELAAQKDLDLNRELMVSSGGNALAALTGSPAGYNTLSLSMLGFKTGADTRIVGLTAAIIIGVTLFFGGQVLSIFPKALLGGFLLLLGLLFLSDWIVDTRLRMPLSDYIIVLLVFATIGLFGYLYGVLLGLMATLILFTTKISSIPAVSSSSSITHARSRRTRPLPHQQILTIHGQQAHFFELSGYLFFGSVSSLTTAVSNVLQNRTTRFIIVDFQKVTGFDVSAVNNFVRLAQQISSQNMLFVFAGPSKLFQNLFRQIGGSELSDAYLIFPDINSALEWCEESIIADAQAAVTYDPAQTRKRQEDLFEQVADDLLKELEQQEQLETLLKKIEGYLKSRSFAAGQKLLAQGDLSPGIMFVQQGTVTEKVIDSSGRSTALRTLRPGMLFSEASAYTPMPSHCDYVAETPVRIALLTPEALLDIERHDPDTAQKIHRQVIAALISARTAI; from the coding sequence ATGATGCGCCATAACCTCTTTATTCCAATGGATATTTTTACGGACCTGAGCTCTCCCAAAGCCTTGTCCGGCATAAGCATCGGACTTGTCGTCAGTCTGATGATTATTGTCATAGAAATATCATTTGCTGCCATGATCTTTTCCGGGCCATTGGAAGTTTATGCTCAGCGCGGCATGGGGCTGACTCTGGCCGGCGCTCTGGTGCTTACTGTATCAACAGCGCTTTTCAGTGGATTTCGGCCCAACGTCAGTTCTCCGCAGGATGCGCCGGTGGCCATTTTTGCCGGGGCTGCAGCCGGTATTGCAGTTAGCCTGGGGACAGGACAGAGTCAGACTGCCTTTATCACCGTGGTCGCAGCCCTGATGATTGCCAGCATGGCCACAGCCGTTTTTTTCTTTCTCGCTGCAAGAACCGGACTGTCCAAGTACATCCGCTTCATGCCTTATCCTGTGGTGGCCGGCTTTCTTGCAGGAACAGGCTGGCTGCTGACTAAGGGCAGCTTAGAAGTAATGACCGGACTCACACTGTCATGGCACGTGTTGCCATCACTTTTGTCCAGCAATATCATTCTGCTCTGGCTGCCAGGTGCGCTCTATGCGCTTTTACTGTTTTTCTGCCTGAAACGCTGGTCCCACTTCTTAATCCTTCCCGGTTCCATGATCCTTGCCCTTATTCTCTACCATCTGACCCTGCCCCTTCTGGGGCTGAACATGGAGCAGGCCCGTGAAATCGGCCTTTTCTTTACATCATTTCCTTCATCCAGCATCTGGCCGGCATTCAGCCCGGCTGACTTTGCCCATGTGCAGTGGTCTGCAATTCTGCGAGAAATTCCTATACTGGCTGTAATACCTTTCATCGCCCTGATTGGCATGCTGCTTAATACCGGCGGCATTGAACTGGCAGCTCAAAAAGACCTGGACCTTAACCGGGAACTGATGGTCAGCAGCGGAGGCAATGCTCTGGCTGCCTTGACTGGATCACCTGCCGGATACAATACACTCAGTCTGTCCATGCTTGGATTTAAGACCGGCGCAGACACGCGCATCGTAGGACTTACAGCAGCCATTATAATTGGTGTCACTCTTTTTTTCGGCGGCCAGGTTCTTTCCATCTTTCCCAAAGCCCTTCTGGGCGGCTTCCTGCTCCTGCTGGGACTGCTTTTTCTGTCCGACTGGATCGTAGACACACGCTTGCGCATGCCCCTTTCCGACTACATTATAGTACTCCTGGTTTTTGCAACCATCGGCCTATTCGGATATCTTTACGGAGTGCTTCTTGGGCTCATGGCCACCTTAATCCTGTTCACCACCAAGATCAGCAGCATACCTGCCGTGTCGTCCAGCTCCTCCATCACCCATGCCCGAAGCCGCAGGACAAGGCCTTTGCCACACCAGCAGATTCTGACCATTCACGGTCAACAAGCCCATTTTTTTGAACTCAGCGGCTATCTCTTTTTTGGATCTGTAAGTTCACTTACTACTGCGGTCAGCAATGTACTGCAAAACAGGACCACTCGCTTCATTATTGTTGATTTTCAGAAAGTTACCGGCTTTGATGTTTCGGCTGTGAATAATTTTGTCCGCCTGGCTCAGCAGATTTCATCTCAGAACATGTTGTTTGTATTTGCCGGTCCCTCAAAACTGTTTCAAAACCTGTTCCGGCAGATAGGCGGCAGTGAACTGTCTGATGCATACTTGATTTTTCCAGATATAAATTCCGCTCTGGAATGGTGCGAGGAGAGTATTATTGCTGATGCGCAGGCAGCAGTGACTTATGATCCTGCTCAGACCAGAAAAAGGCAGGAAGATCTGTTTGAGCAGGTGGCTGATGATCTGCTTAAAGAGCTGGAACAACAGGAACAGCTTGAAACCCTGCTCAAGAAGATTGAAGGGTATCTGAAATCACGAAGCTTTGCCGCTGGACAAAAGCTGCTGGCTCAGGGCGATCTCAGTCCGGGAATAATGTTTGTGCAGCAGGGCACAGTGACAGAAAAGGTTATTGATTCATCAGGCCGCAGTACAGCTCTCAGAACTCTGAGACCAGGAATGCTTTTCAGTGAAGCCTCGGCCTACACTCCAATGCCCTCACACTGTGACTATGTTGCTGAAACCCCTGTCAGAATTGCTCTGCTCACTCCTGAAGCCCTGCTGGACATTGAAAGGCACGACCCTGACACAGCCCAGAAAATCCACCGCCAGGTCATTGCAGCTCTTATTTCTGCCAGGACAGCAATTTAG